The following proteins come from a genomic window of Aspergillus luchuensis IFO 4308 DNA, chromosome 3, nearly complete sequence:
- a CDS encoding uncharacterized protein (COG:S;~EggNog:ENOG410PYK3): MDQQGYEYINSGVITEKSPVHSLSVEENALGHPDRPDSAEHLTSADHQQEWQQAMEHGFNLDIVLLRHFGTAQGLVRQGPIIHKLAPNSTGTRPRRAHPCVQGISIWRPIRGGLGAENGLFKVYPGSQGIRTDNELRDSQISTLEIRIRADQIFIAHGGLWIEEGNGNGILMWMGVSVDIIGLHIDQYCLPFVAGAYNASRFLSRTVPPGLVKAETQATLADSFFPQERLVMAGNHRSDTADAFLRSAIPYTSRILEYFTNLDPTGLILAACPAGEDPRLAFLTVDRGTDLRKWFLRALAVRYLIRRYHSRGGTLEDFIRADGLPKTSRLINTIRHGKKLYWIELSLRKPGIWITLLNVMSRLDHITWEEVFSIPDSIHRYPTLLEIPEEWSPLMEGCSQLLGSLAPPGASDGCVTPGQSFD; the protein is encoded by the exons ATGGACCAACAGGGGtatgaatatattaatagtgGGGTAATAACTGAAAAATCTCCTGTACATTCTTTGTCTGTTGAAGAGAATGCACTTGGGCATCCTGACCGTCCAGATTCAGCGGAGCACTTGACTTCTGCCGATCATCAACAGGAGTGGCAGCAAGCTATGGAGCATGGCTTCAAC CTAGATATTGTTCTTCTTAGGCACTTTGGTACGGCTCAAGGATTGGTCCGGCAAGGACCAATCATTCACAAGCTAGCCCCAAATTCCACGGGTACTAGACCCCGGAGGGCACATCCCTGCGTCCAGGGGATCTCCATCTGGAGGCCTATTAGAGGGGGCCTCGGGGCTGAGAACGGTCTATTCAAAGTCTATCCCGGATCCCAAGGGATCAGAACGGATAATGAGCTGCGAGACAGTCAAATCAGCACTCTTGAAATACGAATTCGTGCTGATCAGATCTTTATTGCACATGGCGGGCTCTGGATAGAGGAAGGTAACGGAAACGGCATCCTGATGTGGATGGGAGTGTCGGTGGATATCATTGGCCTACACATTGACCAATACTGCCTCCCTTTCGTTGCAGGAGCGTACAATGCCTCGAGATTCCTCTCGCGAACAGTGCCACCTGGGCTGGTCAAAGCAGAGACCCAGGCAACTCTAGCCGACTCCTTTTTCCCGCAAGAGAGGCTAGTAATGGCAGGCAACCATCGCTCGGACACTGCGGACGCGTTCCTCCGTAGTGCGATACCTTACACCTCCCGGATCCTGGAGTATTTTACGAACCTGGATCCGACCGGTCTTATTCTAGCAGCTTGTCCCGCTGGTGAAGATCCGAGGTTGGCATTTCTCACCGTGGACCGGGGTACTGACCTAAGGAAATGGTTTCTTCGTGCTCTTGCTGTACGATATCTCATTCGGCGCTATCATTCGAGAGGTGGTACATTAGAGGACTTTATCCGGGCGGACGGATTACCCAAAACGTCACGGTTAATCAACACTATTAGGCACGGTAAAAAGCTGTATTGGATAGAGTTATCGTTGAGAAAGCCAGGTATCTGGATTACCCTCCTGAATGTAATGTCTCGGCTTGATCATATCACCTGGGAAGAGGTATTCTCCATACCGGACTCGATACACCGGTACCCAACACTTTTGGAAATCCCGGAAGAATGGTCTCCACTTATGGAGGGTTGCAGTCAGTTGTTGGGCTCACTCGCGCCTCCGGGCGCCTCTGATGGATGCGTCACCCCCGGTCAGAGTTTTGATTAA
- a CDS encoding Zn(II)2Cys6 transcription factor (COG:S;~EggNog:ENOG410PK6N;~InterPro:IPR036864,IPR001138;~PFAM:PF00172;~go_function: GO:0000981 - DNA-binding transcription factor activity, RNA polymerase II-specific [Evidence IEA];~go_function: GO:0008270 - zinc ion binding [Evidence IEA];~go_process: GO:0006355 - regulation of transcription, DNA-templated [Evidence IEA]), whose amino-acid sequence MAADRFVCMQDIKDAARTGGNLDTLLDLLTIAWTMSIPRETNTSWIVVPPLESHGQVNASPLERIEYEAAHSLLHFRGDRELPQLVHGGRNEEPQRLIHSFGHRDTLLSGLSRRSRVRRATQACDQCRVRKVRCDEKGPRCTHCEEYDLSCVYKMPTYKKDRELQQLLDRIRKLGESFEERLSSVEDAQVKHSFLVMKLNPGAILREQPLQYLRKGNLPGTFENRTLSQGGNDSNINPGADTLSSNQVFVTGRNSQLAFPVEFITTAERLLIWPSIREFLPEGYDDDYVTELEESHGLIRAYGSGEGDETSETPKALTTSTDLSTAVGEQYMYHPSIREPWGGINQPQSKLADNGLDDAGWVTVGPSVIRRYLNSYMEHLYKFHPFLCDTEIQWNVERFITTYCPSTEDQKQKSGKRRRLCDARQDTGCYAGSAVTIRPGSGLRRVEKSIDNAIVLLVLALGSICEVRDRPVPGPIVDHIIDLREERIPQTPGTLSRSVLPPGERDLIVASQIDRFRSHFMDNGRKSTIIGNHDVIPGLAFYAYAASILGIFQGVNSLQHVQAALLAGLYSGQLAHPFQSYGWISQAARACQVLVRSQRYREMRDGAVKDLYNFAYWTCFQLESEILAQLNLPNSGISLYRDDVLLPSGRFTLNQRDITTVTRMMSLYSAQIFLQKTLYHVHTELYKVEEHDQGYWSSTKVDILSSILEQWRSILPDFLRWEDGDPPSDDIKVANMRSEYYSARYLIYRPILYYVLHLARQPKVPVSGAVKSCSKSQQVALSITQSQSATSMARLSSEVRPALNPPPSDQAGGEGPYTYRELPSELRHACKICIDSAILSTEAFDGINGRPVVTNIFGMGHARCGKMLVLLATHNSRLSELVERKALQRLLQGAIKSLLQSRYTSPTLRINAEILGDVYERVFGEPATVSQVGTY is encoded by the exons ATGGCTGCTGATCGCTTCGTATGCATGCAGGACATCAAGGATGCCGCAAG GACGGGAGGGAACCTTGACACTCTCCTCGACTTGCTGACGATTGCATGGACCATGTCTATCCCACGCGAGACCAACACCTCCTGGATTGTGGTACCACCTCTGGAAAGCCACGGCCAGGTGAATGCATCTCCCCTTGAGCGTATAGAGTACGAGGCAGCCCATTCATTACTACATTTCCGCGGAGACAGGGAATTGCCCCAGCTTGTTCACGGCGGTCGGAATGAGGAACCGCAGAGATTGATCCACTCCTTTGGCCACCGTGACACTTTGCTGTCTGGCCTTTCTCGACGGTCCAGAGTCCGTCGCGCGACACAG GCCTGTGATCAATGTCGAGTTCGGAAAGTAAGATGCGATGAGAAAGGGCCGAGGTGTACACATTGCGAGGAGTACGATCTGTCATGCGTCTACAAAATGCCGACTTATAA AAAGGACAGAGAGCTCCAACAGCTCCTGGATCGGATACGAAAGTTGGGCGAGAGCTTCGAGGAGCGTTTATCATCTGTGGAAGATGCGCAGGTCAAGCACAGCTTCCTGGTGATGAAGCTGAACCCTGGTGCCATTCTCAGAGAGCAGCCTCTCCAATACTTGCGCAAGGGAAACCTCCCCGGTACTTTCGAGAACAGAACGTTATCTCAAGGTGGGaatgatagtaatataaatccAGGCGCCGACACCCTCAGCAGTAACCAGGTTTTCGTAACTGGCAGAAATAGCCAGTTAGCCTTTCCCGTCGAATTTATCACTACGGCTGAGAGGTTACTAATATGGCCTTCCATCAGGGAATTCCTACCTGAGGGGTATGACGACGATTATGTGACAGAGTTGGAAGAAAGTCACGGCCTCATCCGCGCCTACGGAAGTGGTGAAGGTGACGAGACCAGTGAAACTCCAAAGGCATTAACCACATCGACCGACCTCAGCACTGCCGTGGGAGAACAGTACATGTACCACCCCTCCATCCGCGAGCCATGGGGTGGCATCAACCAGCCGCAATCGAAGCTCGCGGATAATGGACTAGATGACGCTGGCTGGGTGACAGTCGGCCCGAGTGTGATACGTCGCTACTTGAACAGTTATATGGAGCACTTGTATAAgttccatccattcctttgCGACACAGAAATACAATGGAACGTTGAACGGTTCATCACGACATACTGTCCCAGCACCGAggaccagaagcagaagagtgGGAAGCGGAGGCGCTTGTGCGATGCTCGTCAAGATACAGGTTGCTATGCGGGATCTGCAGTCACCATCAGGCCTGGGTCAGGGCTCAGGAGGGTCGAAAAGTCAATTGACAATGCCATAGTCTTGCTGGTCCTTGCGTTGGGCAGTATCTGCGAAGTCCGGGACCGACCGGTCCCAGGTCCCATCGTGGATCACATCATTGACCTTAGGGAAGAACGGATCCCACAGACTCCGGGAACATTGTCGCGCAGTGTCCTTCCTCCCGGAGAAAGAGACTTGATAGTTGCCTCGCAAATTGATCGCTTCCGTTCTCATTTTATGGATAACGGTCGAAAGAGTACCATCATCGGGAACCATGATGTCATTCCTGGATTGGCGTTTTACGCCTATGCAGCCAGTATTCTTGGAATTTTCCAGGGCGTGAATAGTCTGCAGCATGTCCAGGCGGCATTGCTCGCGGGCCTGTATTCCGGCCAACTGGCTCATCCTTTCCAGAGCTATGGGTGGATCTCCCAGGCTGCTCGAGCCTGTCAGGTATTGGTTCGATC ACAACGGTATCGGGAGATGCGTGATGGTGCTGTGAAGGACCTTTACAATTTTGCGTATTGGACCTGTTTCCAGCTGGAAAG TGAAATTCTGGCCCAGCTTAATCTCCCTAATAGCGGTATTTCGCTGTACAgagatgatgttcttctcccaaGCGGTCGTTTCACTCTAAACCAGCGAGACATTACCACTGTAACGAGGATGATGTCTTTATACTCGGCGCAGATCTTCCTCCAGAAGACTCTTTACCACGTCCATACCGAGTTGTACAAAGTTGAAG AACATGACCAGGGTTACTGGTCTTCCACTAAAGTGGATATCTTGAGCAGCATACTTGAGCAGTGGCGAAGTATACTCCCCGATTTCctgagatgggaagatggggatcCTCCATCGGACGATATCAAAGTTGCCAATATGCGGTCTGAGTATTATAGTGCCCGCTACCTTATTTACCGGCCTATCCTGTATTACGTTCTCCACCTCGCGCGACAACCAAAAGTCCCTGTTTCTGGTGCCGTAAAGTCCTGCTCGAAGTCGCAGCAGGTCGCTCTTTCGATTACACAAAGCCAGAGTGCTACCAGCATGGCGCGCCTGTCCAGCGAGGTTCGGCCTGCGCTAAATCCGCCGCCCTCGGATCAGGCCGGAGGTGAGGGTCCGTATACGTACCGCGAGCTACCGTCGGAACTGCGTCATGCATGCAAAATTTGCATCGATTCTGCGATTTTAAGCACGGAGGCTTTTGATGGCATCAATGGTCGACCAGTGGTCACTAATATCTTTGGAATGGGTCATGC ACGATGTGGTAAAATGCTGGTTCTGTTAGCAACCCATAATTCCCGCCTATCAGAGTTAGTGGAGCGAAAAGCCCTCCAGCGGCTTCTTCAGGGAGCAATCAAATCCCTACTGCAGAGTCGTTACACCTCTCCTACTCTGCGAATCAACGCGGAAATCCTCGGCGATGTTTACGAAAGGGTTTTCGGGGAGCCCGCTACTGTCTCACAAGTAGGGACGTATTGA
- a CDS encoding uncharacterized protein (COG:S;~EggNog:ENOG410PYNS;~InterPro:IPR011990;~go_function: GO:0005515 - protein binding [Evidence IEA]) has product MPKRSFSQLEGSSLYENSRGYLESVAKETINIDEVARAKCKELMAELDKHVDFVLKSDSQTIDEFIRITLGRASHLEYLQRVAHGQESQIIRERRSFYGNMLYNALLVQAHEYGGLRLGRIVIISITPNKLFSLRHSIHVIIEHIQEVGQRLRHIEPPKTFFNRLAHESQKRWSSSGEVIEETLEDVGLSQEALEWVKKTKEQIAQSSQPQALNDISDVDILRLLCWMIPRENAWEPGVNQTRKDLGPFFIEMARRVRASDLPERDKCAVVEAIVAVVQSNHSFAEALDLAVRLLEHSNLPRYLHGLVALQKSNLYRLNSSPEKSEEAISKYYCDTKAYENERRTAIATANDRRPKEMADLFKGGMEERLAAVEDSLWRSHLENLVQQENYSRALLEATARPFQPRCQMGRLLSPHISITMGKIFIVHGRHQSAQTCFEGTLFEAPMYAEQVKTLRLNIVCRLADVYCDLNKPAKALRLLKEENRKLIKDYQPQRKAKRLLLALVDAYLADGCYIDALSTLCDSRLDFHKENKDITDQFMHVRCQFARARLHCFTSRFEDGYREWVAALALVEKYPDFEDEGFAAGICQLSMAWACLELGDRDSGYSAFMKAKTFLENSPPNYWLPTIQKSWFDYVSEKLHQKAGWPPIQQHSPRPTPPVGSHNTVTPPSHHLLSPESLSSETIHSYM; this is encoded by the exons ATGCCTAAGAGATCATTTAGCCAGTTAGAGGGATCTAGTCTGTACGAGAATTCTCGCGGCTACCTCGAATCGGTCGCGAAGGAAACGATCAATATTGACGAAGTGGCTCGAGCAAAGTGCAAAGAATTGATGGCTGAACTTGATAAACACGTTGACTTCGTTCTGAAGTCAGACTCCCAGACCATAGATGAATTTATCCGCATAACACTGGGACGAGCTAGCCATCTTGAGTATCTTCAACGTGTTGCACATGGGCAGGAATCGCAGATAATACGGGAAAGGAGGTCCTTCTACGGGAACATGTTATATAACGCTCTACTTGTACAAGCTCACGAATACGGAGGTTTGCGCCTCGGGAGAATCGTTATTATTTCCATTACGCCAAACAAATTGTTTTCCTTGCGTCATTCGATTCATGTCATAATCGAACACATACAGGAAGTCGGTCAACGCTTACGTCACATCGAGCCTCCCAAGACATTTTTCAACAGATTGGCGCACGAGAGTCAAAAACGATGGTCAAGCAGCGGCGAAGTCATTGAGGAGACGCTAGAAGATGTTGGGCTTAGTCAGGAGGCTTTAGAATGGGTCAAGAAGACAAAAGAGCAGATTGCTCAGAGTAGCCAACCTCAGGCTCTGAATGATATCAGCGATGTCGATATACTGAGACTCCTCTGCTGGATGATTCCCCGAGAGAATGCCTGGGAACCCGG GGTCAATCAAACTAGAAAGGATCTGGGTCCGTTCTTCATCGAAATGGCTCGTCGTGTTAGAGCATCTGATCTCCCCGAGCGCGACAAATGCGCCGTAGTAGAGGCCATCGTTGCCGTGGTCCAGTCGAACCACTCATTCGCAGAAGCTTTAGATCTTGCCGTCCGCCTATTGGAGCATAGTAATCTGCCTCGGTATCTGCATGGCTTGGTTGCCCTTCAAAAAAGCAACCTTTATCGACTGAATTCCAGTCCTGAGAAATCTGAAGAGGCGATTAGCAAATATTATTGCGATACCAAGGCTTATGAAAACGAACGACGTACTGCAATCGCCACAGCCAATGATCGAAGGCCTAAAGAGATGGCCGACCTATTTAaaggaggaatggaggaaAGACTAGCGGCCGTTGAGGATTCCCTATGGCGGTCCCACCTTGAGAATTTGGTTCAACAGGAGAATTATTCGCGCGCGTTACTCGAGGCTACAGCGCGGCCCTTCCAACCACGCTGTCAGATGGGTCGCCTTCTTTCACCCCACATTAGTATCACCATGGGAAAGATATTCATAGTTCACGGTCGCCATCAATCGGCTCAGACTTGTTTTGAGGGCACCTTGTTTGAGGCGCCAATGTATGCAGAGCAGGTGAAGACCCTCCGCCTCAATATCGTGTGTCGACTGGCAGATGTCTATTGTGACCTGAACAAGCCCGCAAAAGCTCTCAGGCTCCTAAAGGAAGAAAATAGGAAACTCATTAAGGATTATCAGCCTCAACGGAAGGCGAAACGTCTGCTTTTAGCGCTTGTCGATGCCTATCTTGCTGATGGATGCTACATAGATGCTTTATCGACCCTATGCGACTCCAGACTTGACTTCCACAAGGAAAACAAAGATATAACTGACCAATTCATGCACGTACGGTGTCAGTTTGCGCGTGCTCGTCTACATTGTTTCACCTCCAGATTTGAGGATGGTTATCGTGAATGGGTCGCGGCGTTAGCACTGGTGGAGAAATACCCCGATTTTGAGGACGAAGGCTTTGCGGCGGGAATTTGTCAACTTTCCATGGCCTGGGCATGTCTTGAATTAGGAGATAGGGACTCGGGCTATAGCGCGTTCATGAAAGCAAAGACCTTTCTGGAGAACTCCCCTCCTAATTATTGGCTACCGACAATCCAGAAATCTTGGTTTGACTATGTTTCTGAGAAATTGCACCAAAAAGCCGGGTGGCCACCGATCCAACAACACTCGCCAAGACCGACCCCACCTGTCGGCTCACATAATACAGTTACCCCGCCCTCACATCATCTCCTATCCCCTGAATCACTTTCCAGCgagaccatccactcctACATGTAA
- a CDS encoding uncharacterized protein (InterPro:IPR036428;~go_function: GO:0008124 - 4-alpha-hydroxytetrahydrobiopterin dehydratase activity [Evidence IEA];~go_process: GO:0006729 - tetrahydrobiopterin biosynthetic process [Evidence IEA]): MSTDNALDFYTLVSASSITHHHHAVLTLTGEVASAVWTTHQPSKGLSRRDHNMALICDIIAGVLSNDERVWHQINAVTNDNKWRRKEEQRCGAATTRALRFKHNSYVTDFARALGVAAERELLGGSIRIHTRPPFVEVTCEGNLESKLALWLDFMTALVRPPEMIEDKDSETVPSGGKSYTFESVDMALNFHALLHRASISNGHPVESYITGTGTAINVTLIHSDNEQMVELFSIFSDVSSGKKYVSYQSEHEPEQRQWYFGSQTKVMNFARAVALVASPVELWSIVSDYNSVLLSMNSKACVGLGPWLDLLLTRLVKPDKENEVPRCDSAP, encoded by the exons ATGTCCACTGACAACGCCTTA GACTTTTATACACTTGTCAGTGCGAGTTCTATAacacaccatcatcatgccgTCCTCACGCTG ACAGGAGAAGTTGCGTCGGCTGTGTGGACGACTCATCAACCTAGTAAAGGCCTTTCGAGACGTGATCATAATATGGCCTTGATATGTGATATAATCGCGGGCGTTTTGAGCAATGATGAACGTGTGTGGCACCAGATCAACGCCGTTACAAATGACAACAAATggcggaggaaagaagaacagaGATGCGGTGCTGCCACCACTCGAGCACTCCGATTCAAACACAATTCATATGTCACG GACTTTGCACGTGCTTTAGGCGTTGCCGCGGAACGCGAGCTACTTGGAGGCTCCATTAGGATACATACCAGACCTCCTTTTGTTGAAGTCACTTGCGAGGGCAACCTCGAATCAAAGTTGGCCCTCTGGCTGGACTTCATGACCGCTTTGGTGAGGCCACCAGAAATGATCGAAGACAAGGATTCAGAAACGGTGCCATCTGGTGGGAAATCCTATACTTTTGAATCCGTAGACATGGCTCTG AATTTTCACGCCCTTCTTCATAGAGCCTCCATATCAAATGGCCACCCCGTGGAGTCATACATCACAGGGACTGGCACAGCGATCAATGTAACACTCATACATTCAGATAACGAACAAATGGTAGAACTGTTCAGTATATTCTCGGATGTTTCAAGTGGCAAGAAGTATGTCTCTTACCAAAGCGAGCATGAACCAGAACAAAGACAATGGTATTTTGGTAGCCAAACAAAAGTCATG AACTTTGCTCGTGCTGTAGCACTTGTTGCTAGCCCTGTCGAACTTTGGTCCATAGTATCCGACTACAATAGTGTGCTGTTGTCCATGAATAGCAAAGCTTGTGTGGGATTAGGTCCTTGGCTGGACCTTCTGTTAACGCGTTTGGTGAAGCCCGACAAGGAGAATGAGGTGCCAAGATGTGATAGTGCACCCTGA
- a CDS encoding uncharacterized protein (COG:S;~EggNog:ENOG410Q2E7;~InterPro:IPR000719,IPR011009;~go_function: GO:0004672 - protein kinase activity [Evidence IEA];~go_function: GO:0005524 - ATP binding [Evidence IEA];~go_process: GO:0006468 - protein phosphorylation [Evidence IEA]) produces the protein MDISNINIIRQITCSDSSAIFEAELDGQKYALKLFHDNGDPGYTENGRDLNRFRCELNAYKKLLASGACARGFVPKFYGYINRMDPAAFQPALQSFARDKLWPRAILLEYFPNAESLNCVNYSDALYPQAIEGMHEIHRAGVHHRDIYPKNLLLVRGNPDRLVWIDFDVATTFTDFEPEQLARCDHEIALVKGFAEALRDDQAEGLPPNTKFY, from the exons ATGGACATCTCtaatatcaatattatcaGGCAGATTACGTGCTCTGATTCGTCTGCAATATTCGAGGCAGAGCTGGATGGACAAAAGTATGCATTGAAGCTTTTCCACGACAACGGCGACCCTGGTTATACCGAAAATGGTCGTGATTTGAACAGATTTCGCTGCGAGTTAAATGCTTACAAGAAGCTTCTGGCTTCTGGTGCCTGTGCACGCGGTTTCGTGCCAAAATTCTACGGCTACATCAATCGGATGGATCCCGCAGCATTTCAGCCTGCTTTACAATCTTTCGCCCGAGACAAGCTATGGCCGAGAGCAATATTGCTAGAATATTTCCCAAATGCAGAGAGTTTGAACTGCGTGAACTACTCGGATGCGCTCTATCCCCAGGCAATTGAGGGCATGCATGAGATACACAGGGCGGGTGTTCACCATCGAGACATCTACCCCAAaaaccttctccttgtccgtGGAAACCCCGACAGGCTGGTCTGGATTGACTTTGATGTTGCAACGACCTTCACCGATTTTGAACCTGAACAGCTGGCCCGCTGCGACCACGAAATTGCGCTTGTGAAGGGATTTGCGGAAGCTCTG AGAGATGACCAGGCTGAGGGACTCCCGCCGAATACAAAATTCTATTAA
- a CDS encoding uncharacterized protein (COG:S;~EggNog:ENOG410PTET) translates to MSNQSLLQYLSVALPAIPIQGAAPSRNTTNPRYGAGDISQVVDWPEFNYATIIQRYGGILNSKQIVSDPFRSPPAAIRDEPHFHLRFAELLQPRVRRALRAGFEELAPRLQQLNLVPITFDGGGSAAYVDQFRPDTAFVVVGGTYADSTNRAPGDMKVSWKWRSDYRHSQNAFFQEQYKQVLAQVNFYMGQHKARHGFVLTNTELVAIKRIDTNGRLAVSSAIPWTAGGHGQLTVLMGIWYLGMLAAEGTNWTL, encoded by the coding sequence ATGAGCAACCAGTCTCTTCTGCAGTATCTCTCTGTTGCCCTCCCGGCAATTCCTATTCAAGGTGCTGCCCCATCGCGGAATACAACGAACCCCCGCTATGGTGCGGGGGACATCTCTCAGGTCGTCGATTGGCCAGAGTTCAATTATGCAACAATTATTCAACGATACGGCGGCATTTTGAACTCAAAGCAGATCGTGTCCGATCCTTTCAGGTCCCCTCCTGCCGCTATCAGAGATGAGCCTCATTTCCACCTTCGATTTGCCGAGCTGCTTCAACCGCGTGTTAGGCGCGCACTTCGAGCCGGGTTTGAGGAACTAGCACCCCGGCTCCAGCAACTGAACCTTGTGCCGATCACATTTGACGGCGGAGGCTCTGCAGCGTACGTCGACCAGTTTCGACCAGACACTGCATTCGTCGTCGTGGGGGGGACCTACGCCGACAGCACGAACCGAGCCCCAGGAGACATGAAGGTCTCGTGGAAATGGCGTTCTGACTACCGGCATTCGCAGAACGCCTTCTTTCAAGAACAGTACAAGCAGGTCCTGGCGCAGGTGAATTTCTATATGGGCCAACACAAAGCGCGCCATGGGTTTGTGCTTACTAATACCGAACTGGTTGCAATCAAACGTATCGATACAAACGGCCGTTTAGCTGTCTCTTCGGCGATTCCCTGGACAGCTGGAGGCCATGGTCAGCTTACTGTGCTAATGGGAATATGGTATCTAGGGATGCTTGCAGCCGAAGGAACCAACTGGACCCTGTAA
- a CDS encoding uncharacterized protein (COG:S;~EggNog:ENOG410PGXJ;~TransMembrane:6 (o25-43i55-73o79-101i113-137o157-174i186-204o)) — protein sequence MAPIASSSNASPSRPQDTNSLVLEGWGQGFMVGSLAVMTVITAANMKSKKVIHKFIIIELLLAAFHGTFIFLHEPAYGWYLSASAVSLNVSAALHNLIAWMKARSFFNIWGSRFYLATLLLAQVYWILEGYANFAFFNYNKPLFITTRYFEPLFRDPWWIIATCLLFYNIKHAYRCTFCDLIRTSPRFGIMIFLLVISVLLTIVDSFDVLGAVHLAIPTGVEPIWKFALVSKYLCDTVILDDFKSTLDRVSAAFFSNLLQSESTPFHPRGPNGEAPTRPDCIHVTHEIRTLSESP from the exons ATGGCACCTatagcttcttcatccaatgCCAGCCCCAGCCGCCCACAGGATACCAACAGTCTGGTCCTTGAAGGCTGGGGGCAAGGTTTCATGGTAGGATCCCTAGCCGTGATGACTGTGATTACCGCAGCGAATATGAAGTCAAAGAAGGTCATTCATAAATTCATTATCATTGAG TTGCTGCTAGCTGCTTTCCACGGAACATTCATCTTTCTGCATGAACCAGCATATGGCTGGTACTTATCCGCCAGCGCTGTTAGTCTGAATGTATCGGCAGCTTTACACAATCTTATTGCCTGGATGAAGGCTCGATCGTTCTTTAATATTTGGGGCAGTCGGTTCTATCTAGCAACCTTGCTGCTAGCACAGGTATACTGGATCCTGGAGGGCTATGCAaacttcgccttcttcaactaCAATAAACCACTCTTCATAACAACTAGATATTTTGAGCCCTTGTTCCG GGATCCCTGGTGGATCATCGCGACCTGCTTGCTGTTTTACAATATTAAGCATGCATATCGATGTACCTTTTGTGACCTAATTCGCACGAGTCCCCGATTCGGCATCATGATATTCCTGCTGGTCATCTCCGTGCTTCTGACTATTGTGGATAGTTTTGACGTCCTCGGTGCAGTCCACCTCGCCATTCCGACTGGCGTGGAACCTATTTGGAAG TTTGCTCTTGTGTCCAAATACCTGTGTGACACAGTCATTCTAGATGACTTCAAGTCTACCCTGGATCGGGTAAGCGcggctttcttctccaatCTTCTCCAGTCAGAGAGCACCCCCTTTCACCCCCGAGGACCTAATGGAGAGGCTCCAACTCGACCCGACTGTATTCACGTCACACACGAAATCCGCACACTAAGCGAGTCGCCATAA